A genome region from Methylorubrum populi includes the following:
- a CDS encoding type II toxin-antitoxin system VapC family toxin produces MPLGRRRDGIRAAVTAIFENEFAGHVLPFDDRAADHYARIVSLRRGMGRPIEGFDALIAAITAAAGFRIATRDIGGFSGCGIDVIDPWQAA; encoded by the coding sequence TTGCCCCTGGGGCGCCGTCGGGATGGGATCCGTGCGGCTGTCACGGCAATCTTCGAAAATGAATTCGCCGGACACGTCTTGCCGTTCGATGATCGCGCCGCGGATCATTATGCCCGGATCGTCTCGCTACGGCGTGGGATGGGGCGACCGATCGAAGGGTTCGATGCGTTGATTGCCGCGATCACCGCCGCGGCAGGATTCCGTATCGCGACCCGGGACATCGGAGGGTTTTCGGGCTGCGGCATCGACGTGATCGATCCTTGGCAAGCGGCATGA